In Flavobacteriales bacterium, one genomic interval encodes:
- a CDS encoding RidA family protein: protein MSSTHSSKAPEPVGHYPHARRVGDLLFLSGVGPRERGTKKIPGVELDADGAIISYDIATQVRSVFQNVKWILEDAGSSWDKIVDVTVYLTNMKDDFAEYNRLWKEHFEHDPPCRTTLEINCLPTPIAIELKVVATI, encoded by the coding sequence ATGTCCTCTACCCATAGCAGCAAAGCTCCTGAACCTGTTGGCCACTATCCGCACGCGCGCCGTGTTGGTGATCTGCTTTTTCTCAGTGGTGTCGGCCCACGGGAACGCGGCACCAAGAAGATCCCAGGGGTTGAGCTGGACGCGGATGGCGCCATCATTTCCTACGATATTGCAACGCAAGTGCGCAGTGTTTTCCAGAACGTGAAATGGATCCTGGAGGATGCAGGTTCTTCGTGGGACAAGATCGTGGATGTGACCGTGTACCTCACGAACATGAAGGATGATTTCGCGGAATACAACCGGCTGTGGAAGGAGCATTTCGAACATGACCCACCGTGCCGCACCACGCTTGAGATCAACTGCCTGCCCACTCCGATCGCGATCGAGCTGAAGGTGGTAGCGACGATCTAG